One window of Gemmatimonadaceae bacterium genomic DNA carries:
- a CDS encoding AAA family ATPase yields the protein MGRVIAVANQKGGVGKTTTTVNLAASLAAAEQKTLMIDGDPQGNATSGIGLSAADLDVTLYDVLIGAAPIGESLHRKVHFDLLDVVPATPDLAGAEVELIDKERRGMAMREALEPIRDDYDFVLIDCPPSLGLITLNMLAAADAVLIPLQCEYYALEGLSQLLNTVHRIQHGVNESLGITGVLLTMYDARLNLSRQVAADTRDYFGEMVFDTVIPRNVRLAEAPGFGKPIILYDISSVGAKAYMSVARELIARTLQGNGQHDT from the coding sequence GTGGGTCGAGTAATAGCGGTTGCCAATCAGAAAGGCGGTGTCGGAAAGACCACGACAACTGTAAATCTGGCTGCGAGCCTCGCGGCGGCAGAGCAAAAAACCCTGATGATCGATGGAGATCCCCAGGGCAATGCCACCAGCGGGATAGGCCTCTCCGCTGCTGATCTCGATGTCACTCTGTATGACGTCCTCATAGGAGCCGCCCCCATCGGCGAGTCACTTCACAGGAAAGTCCACTTCGATCTCCTCGACGTCGTGCCGGCCACACCTGACTTAGCTGGGGCCGAGGTGGAGCTCATCGACAAGGAGCGCCGGGGAATGGCAATGCGCGAAGCGTTGGAGCCAATTCGCGACGACTACGACTTCGTTCTGATCGATTGCCCGCCATCGCTTGGGCTGATAACGCTAAATATGCTGGCTGCCGCAGACGCTGTGCTTATTCCATTGCAATGCGAGTACTATGCGCTCGAGGGGCTTTCTCAACTTTTGAACACCGTACATCGCATCCAGCACGGAGTAAACGAGTCCCTTGGCATCACAGGCGTATTGCTAACCATGTATGACGCGCGTCTCAATCTTTCCAGGCAGGTCGCCGCTGATACCCGCGACTACTTCGGGGAAATGGTTTTCGACACGGTGATTCCCAGGAATGTGCGACTTGCCGAGGCACCAGGTTTCGGAAAGCCGATAATCCTCTATGATATCAGCTCCGTCGGCGCAAAAGCCTACATGAGCGTCGCCCGCGAGCTGATTGCGCGGACTCTCCAAGGAAACGGACAACATGACACCTGA